The Patescibacteria group bacterium sequence TTTTGATGCTACCGGACGGGCAGTTTTTATATATATATCAATAATTGCCTTGAGCAGTTTTTGACTTCTATTTTCCATCCCGTACAAAAATTTAATATTATTCATTAACTCTACTTTTATCCCGAAAAATTTTATTAAATTTTATACGGGACACGTACAATACATTATAAACAAATTAGCACTCGCCGTCAAGGAGTGCTAACAAATAAATAAATTTTATCTAATTTTAGCTATTATTCTCTTCTTAAAGCTGTGATTGGATCAAGGTCAGCTGCTCGCTTGGCTGGATAAAGGCCAAAAATCAGACCAACTATTACTGAAAATCCAAGCGCCAAAAATATACCTGGTATAGAAAGAGAAAATGCCCAATCAAAATTATAATAATTGGCTACCAAATAAACAAAATAAATTAAAACAATACCAAAAATTACCCCATAAAATCCGCCTTGAACAGTAATTACCACTGCCTCAGCTAAAAACTGTTTTAAGATACTAGATTTACTGGCACCAACTGCTTTTCTCAATCCTATTTCAAAAGTACGCTCAGCTACTGTAGCATACATAATATTCATAATGCCCACTCCTCCCACTACCAGTGATACAGCGGCTAAAGCAATCAAAAGTAAAGTAACACCACCAATGATAGTATTTAAAAGATCTTGAGTATCAGCCATAGACATTACTTCAAAGTCATCCCTATCTGGATCACTAATGTCATGATTTTCTCTAAAAATTTTCTGTATAGTATCTACGGCTTCATCCTCACGATTGGGATCAGTCAGATGGGAAGTAATAGACATCACATGGTCAATGCCCAAAAGTTTCTTTTGTGTGGTCTGTAGTGGTATATAAACCAATTCATCCATATTAAAGAAAAACACAGTGCCTCGTGGTGCGGCTACTCCAATTACTTTGTAATTCTGTTTATTTATTTTTATGTTTTCGCCCACTGATGGTGAAACACCAAATAATTTTTCTTTGACCTCACTACCTAAAACTACTACTTGAGACAAATTGTCATCTTCCTCCTGAGTAAAAAATCTTCCCTCAGCTATTTCAGTAGCATCAATATCAATGAAATCTTCGGTCACTCCGTATATCAAAGATTTTTTGATATTACCTTGCCAAGAGACAATTTCTTGTGCCGTCACTGCAGAATAAGCCTTGTCTATATACGGTAAATCCAAAATATCCCAACGATCTTTTTCAGTCATAGTGGTAATCACCACTCCCTGAGCTTGGCTAAAACTGCCACCTCCTGATTTTGGAACCCTGACTTCAGATTGTATAAAATCAGCACCAAAGCTAGCTACCTGATCATAAACAAAAGATTTTATACTATCACCAGCCGAAACTATGACCGTAACTGAAGTAATACCTATCATCACACCCAAAATAGTCAAAAAAGTCCTAAGCCTATTTTTGCTCAGTGCGTTGGTTGCAATATAAATAGCACCTAAAAATTTCATAATTTATTCATAACGCAAAGCTTCTACTGGTTGCAAAGAAGCTGCCTTTTTAGCTGGATACCAACCAAAAGTCAAAGCCACTAAAACCGTAAAAAATACTGACAATAATATTGATGATACTGGTATCACAAAATCCCAATCATA is a genomic window containing:
- a CDS encoding ABC transporter permease, with amino-acid sequence MKFLGAIYIATNALSKNRLRTFLTILGVMIGITSVTVIVSAGDSIKSFVYDQVASFGADFIQSEVRVPKSGGGSFSQAQGVVITTMTEKDRWDILDLPYIDKAYSAVTAQEIVSWQGNIKKSLIYGVTEDFIDIDATEIAEGRFFTQEEDDNLSQVVVLGSEVKEKLFGVSPSVGENIKINKQNYKVIGVAAPRGTVFFFNMDELVYIPLQTTQKKLLGIDHVMSITSHLTDPNREDEAVDTIQKIFRENHDISDPDRDDFEVMSMADTQDLLNTIIGGVTLLLIALAAVSLVVGGVGIMNIMYATVAERTFEIGLRKAVGASKSSILKQFLAEAVVITVQGGFYGVIFGIVLIYFVYLVANYYNFDWAFSLSIPGIFLALGFSVIVGLIFGLYPAKRAADLDPITALRRE